Proteins found in one Triticum aestivum cultivar Chinese Spring chromosome 4D, IWGSC CS RefSeq v2.1, whole genome shotgun sequence genomic segment:
- the LOC123098723 gene encoding homeobox-leucine zipper protein HOX13: MKRQIKRPTRSQESPEPGEKLAFAEKENLLAAYMEHDEPELAEADEEEEEEERAMSCGLGGKKRRLALEQVRALERSFETDNKLDPERKARIARDLGLHPRQVAVWFQNRRARWKTKQLERDFNALRARHDALRADCDALRRDKDALAAEIHELREKLSTKPETAVKAEAAGNVDAAEERLQQATMVGAAVCKDGSSDSDSSAVFNDEASPYSSAVFEQQGFMGFGASFLDSASAAAATTGCSSLPMLEPKWPGAYPYDASRSGGYGFTEEWLAGSDAIVNDGSSAFFSEEHVSNLNFGWCSSGAEGFDLQSYCKK, from the exons ATGAAGCGGCAGATCAAGAGGCCGACCCGCAGCCAAGAATCGCCAGAGCCAG GGGAGAAGCTGGCGTTCGCTGAGAAGGAGAACCTGCTGGCGGCGTACATGGAGCACGACGAGCCCGAGCTGGCggaggccgacgaggaggaggaggaggaggagcgcgccatGTCGTGCGGGCTGGGCGGCAAGAAGCGGCGGCTGGCCCTGGAGCAGGTGCGCGCGCTGGAGCGCAGCTTCGAGACGGACAACAAGCTGGACCCGGAGCGCAAGGCCCGCATCGCCCGCGACCTCGGCCTGCACCCGCGCCAGGTCGCCGTCTGGTTCCAGAACCGCCGCGCCCGCTGGaagaccaagcagctcgagcgcGACTTCAACGCCCTCCGCGCCCGCCACGACGCGCTCCGCGCCGActgcgacgcgctccgccgcgacAAGGACGCCCTCGCCGCCGAG ATACATGAGCTGAGGGAGAAGCTGTCCACCAAGCCGGAGACGGCGGTGAAGGCGGAGGCCGCCGGCAATGTCGACGCCGCGGAGGAGCGCCTGCAGCAGGCGACGATGGTAGGCGCGGCGGTCTGCAAGGACGGCTCCTCGGACAGCGACTCGAGCGCGGTGTTCAACGACGAGGCGTCGCCGTACTCCAGCGCGGTCTTCGAGCAGCAGGGGTTCATGGGGTTCGGCGCGTCGTTCCTGGACTCGGCGTCGGCCGCCGCGGCCACCACGGGCTGCTCGTCCCTGCCCATGCTGGAGCCCAAATGGCCCGGAGCGTACCCGTACGACGCGAGCAGGTCCGGCGGCTACGGCTTCACGGAGGAATGGCTGGCCGGCTCGGACGCGATCGTCAACGACGGCAGCTCAGCCTTCTTCTCCGAGGAGCACGTCTCCAACCTCAACTTCGGCTGGTGCAGCAGTGGCGCCGAGGGTTTTGATCTCCAGAGTTACTGTAAAAAGTAA